One segment of Niabella beijingensis DNA contains the following:
- the lysS gene encoding lysine--tRNA ligase, producing the protein MSTQQFSEQEKIRREKLQKLREAGVDPYPAALFPVTHYSADVKNNFTEEKKEDFTNVALAGRIMSINDKGKVFFIKIQDKQGLIQLYVKRDELCPGEDKSFWDNVVKHGLDLGDFIGVTGYVFITKTGETSLHTLTLTLLAKALKPLPVVKRDEEGNVFDEVTDPEFKYRQRYADLIINPAVRETFLKRTRLVNSIREFLNKEGALEVDTPVLQSIPGGAAARPFKTHHNALDVPFYLRIANELYLKRLIVGGFDWVYEFSRNFRNEGMDRTHNPEFTILEFYVAYKDYYWMMETTEKLLEKAALDVCGTTDVPVGDKNISFKAPFQRVSIYDAIKEHTGYDVSTLDEEGLRNVCGELGIHVDKTMGKGKLIDEIFGEKCEAHYIQPTFIIDYPVEMSPLTKKHRSKPGLVERFELMINGKEIANAYSELNDPVEQRERFEEQARLMERGDEEAMYIDYDFLRALEYGMPPTSGIGFGVDRLVMLLTNQPSIQDVLFFPQMRPEKQD; encoded by the coding sequence ATGAGCACACAACAGTTTTCCGAACAGGAAAAAATAAGACGCGAGAAATTACAGAAATTGAGAGAGGCAGGAGTAGATCCTTACCCGGCGGCACTGTTCCCGGTAACGCACTATTCGGCAGACGTAAAAAATAATTTTACCGAAGAAAAGAAAGAGGATTTCACCAACGTTGCACTGGCTGGGAGGATCATGAGCATCAATGATAAAGGAAAGGTCTTTTTTATTAAGATCCAGGATAAACAGGGTCTTATACAATTATATGTAAAACGCGACGAGCTTTGCCCCGGTGAAGACAAATCCTTCTGGGATAATGTAGTAAAACACGGACTGGATCTGGGTGATTTTATTGGTGTAACGGGTTATGTGTTTATAACAAAGACCGGGGAAACCTCTCTTCATACCCTGACGCTTACCTTGCTTGCAAAGGCATTGAAACCCCTGCCTGTCGTAAAACGGGATGAAGAAGGCAATGTTTTTGATGAAGTGACCGACCCCGAATTCAAATACCGGCAGCGTTATGCAGATCTGATCATTAACCCCGCAGTACGCGAGACGTTCTTAAAACGCACGCGGCTCGTAAATTCCATCCGCGAATTCCTGAATAAAGAAGGCGCCCTGGAAGTGGACACGCCGGTATTGCAATCCATACCCGGCGGTGCGGCAGCCCGTCCGTTCAAAACACACCACAATGCCCTGGATGTGCCCTTCTACCTGCGTATTGCCAATGAACTTTATTTAAAGCGGCTGATCGTTGGCGGCTTTGACTGGGTATATGAGTTCAGCCGTAATTTCCGCAATGAAGGGATGGACCGCACTCATAACCCGGAATTCACGATCCTTGAATTTTATGTGGCTTATAAGGATTACTACTGGATGATGGAAACCACCGAAAAGCTGCTGGAAAAAGCAGCACTGGATGTGTGTGGTACCACCGACGTACCCGTGGGTGATAAAAATATTTCGTTCAAGGCGCCCTTTCAACGGGTGTCTATTTATGACGCCATTAAAGAACACACTGGTTATGATGTAAGCACGCTGGATGAAGAAGGGCTGCGCAACGTGTGCGGAGAACTGGGGATACACGTAGATAAAACAATGGGAAAAGGAAAACTGATTGATGAGATCTTCGGGGAGAAATGTGAGGCACACTATATACAACCCACATTCATCATCGATTATCCCGTGGAAATGAGCCCGCTTACCAAGAAACACCGCAGCAAACCCGGACTGGTAGAGCGTTTTGAGCTGATGATCAACGGAAAGGAAATTGCCAATGCATATTCCGAGTTAAACGACCCTGTTGAACAAAGGGAACGTTTTGAGGAACAGGCCCGTCTTATGGAGCGCGGGGACGAAGAAGCGATGTATATCGACTATGACTTTTTACGCGCCCTGGAATATGGAATGCCGCCCACTTCCGGCATCGGCTTTGGTGTGGACCGGCTGGTAATGCTGCTCACCAATCAGCCATCCATCCAGGACGTGTTGTTCTTTCCGCAAATGCGGCCGGAAAAACAAGATTGA
- a CDS encoding Pycsar system effector family protein: MEYTALLQDAANYVKQYISRHERPELYYHNLSHISHAVDAAKQIADHYQLPEQEYAIVTIAAWFHDLGYYDGSRAGHEEASAGLAADYLTEKEVEAPFITAVTGCIRATKMPQQPANQLEAIVCDADLFHLGTSGFDEFNKQMRKEEEAALQKKISKEEWRESTILLLQQHRYHTDYCRLLLSDKKQENLEKLLAKQQEKTTDTALPPAQTTEKSGDKKGAKEPGRGIETMFRITSTNNQRLSDMADNKAQILITVNSIILSAIITLLLRKLDGDDPLVYPTFLILSTAVITMVIGILATRPSLPSGVFTQEQVDTKKINLLFFGNFYRMNLDEYASGMRKVMADRDFLYDTLIKDVFSQGVVLGRKYKLLRLAYNIFMFGIIFSVIGFLIAMIINK; this comes from the coding sequence ATGGAATATACCGCCTTGTTGCAGGATGCAGCAAATTATGTAAAGCAATACATCTCCCGGCATGAACGGCCGGAACTGTATTACCACAACCTCAGTCATATCAGCCACGCAGTAGACGCAGCGAAGCAGATCGCAGATCATTACCAGCTGCCGGAACAGGAATATGCCATTGTAACCATTGCCGCATGGTTCCATGACCTGGGTTATTATGACGGCAGCCGGGCGGGGCATGAAGAAGCCAGTGCCGGCCTGGCCGCAGATTATCTTACGGAAAAAGAAGTGGAAGCTCCTTTTATTACTGCCGTAACGGGCTGTATAAGGGCTACAAAAATGCCACAGCAGCCCGCCAATCAGCTGGAGGCCATCGTATGCGACGCCGACCTTTTTCATCTGGGCACTTCCGGGTTTGACGAGTTCAATAAACAAATGCGCAAAGAAGAAGAGGCGGCGCTTCAAAAAAAGATTTCCAAGGAAGAGTGGCGCGAGAGCACCATCCTGTTGCTGCAACAACACCGCTATCATACCGACTATTGCCGGCTGCTTTTATCGGATAAAAAACAGGAGAACCTCGAAAAACTGCTGGCAAAACAGCAGGAAAAGACAACCGATACCGCCCTGCCGCCGGCCCAGACAACGGAGAAGTCAGGAGATAAAAAAGGTGCAAAAGAACCGGGCAGGGGTATTGAAACCATGTTCCGGATCACGTCTACCAATAACCAGCGGCTAAGCGACATGGCCGATAACAAAGCCCAGATATTGATCACGGTGAACTCCATCATCCTTTCCGCGATCATTACCCTGTTGCTCCGGAAACTGGATGGAGATGATCCCCTGGTGTATCCCACTTTCCTGATCCTTTCCACGGCCGTGATTACAATGGTGATCGGCATCCTGGCCACCCGCCCCAGTTTACCCAGCGGGGTTTTTACACAGGAACAGGTTGATACAAAAAAAATAAACCTGTTGTTTTTCGGCAATTTTTACAGGATGAACCTGGATGAATATGCTTCGGGAATGCGGAAAGTGATGGCGGACAGGGATTTTCTTTATGATACGCTCATTAAAGATGTTTTTTCCCAGGGGGTAGTGCTGGGCAGAAAATATAAATTGCTGCGACTGGCCTATAATATATTCATGTTCGGGATCATCTTTTCAGTGATCGGTTTTTTAATAGCCATGATCATTAATAAATAA